From the genome of Ectobacillus sp. JY-23, one region includes:
- a CDS encoding Asp23/Gls24 family envelope stress response protein — MKEKAKRGPMMGLERIDAMETLHKADQTLKELIHVLVCEVNGVVHTVSNIRETLLGITCSKREEKGITLSYEEKGIVIRIKVALSLYFPILETSCFVQKHVKKEVETIIGVPVQAVHVHVVRVMKKK, encoded by the coding sequence ATGAAAGAAAAAGCAAAGCGGGGGCCGATGATGGGGCTTGAACGGATAGATGCAATGGAGACTTTGCATAAAGCAGATCAAACATTGAAGGAGCTCATACATGTGCTTGTGTGCGAAGTGAATGGTGTGGTTCACACTGTTTCAAACATAAGGGAAACTTTGCTTGGAATCACTTGTAGTAAGCGTGAAGAAAAAGGGATTACTTTGTCGTACGAAGAAAAAGGGATTGTGATTAGAATAAAAGTCGCTTTGTCTTTGTATTTTCCTATACTTGAAACGTCTTGTTTTGTACAGAAGCATGTCAAAAAAGAAGTAGAAACAATAATAGGAGTGCCTGTTCAGGCTGTTCACGTGCATGTCGTACGAGTAATGAAGAAAAAATAA
- a CDS encoding heme A synthase produces MQRLLKILGVITSFVLLFVLLGGALVTKTGSGQGCGKSWPLCHGKIIPDPLTLETVIELSHRIVSGSAGILVLLLCVLSWFFLKAREARPLAVVSFLFLIAQALLGAAAVVWGQSAAVLALHFGISLISFASVILLTLLIFEVDKKFNAQALIVDKKMKFHIYGITLYSYIVVYTGALVRHERASLACPSFPLCSKNSALPTQFHEWVQMGHRFAAMLIFFWILYAAVLAVRQYKHERVIYWGWLVALILVSLQAVSGMLVVYTELNLYVALLHALFISCLFAVLCYLCMLARRSKTR; encoded by the coding sequence TTGCAACGTTTGTTAAAAATTCTAGGCGTTATAACAAGCTTTGTTTTATTATTTGTTTTACTTGGGGGAGCTCTTGTGACAAAAACAGGCTCCGGACAAGGCTGCGGTAAATCTTGGCCGCTTTGCCACGGAAAAATCATACCCGATCCTTTGACTTTAGAAACGGTCATCGAATTAAGCCATCGAATTGTTTCAGGTTCTGCGGGGATTCTAGTGCTTTTATTATGTGTGTTATCTTGGTTTTTCTTAAAAGCACGTGAAGCAAGACCACTTGCTGTCGTTTCTTTCTTATTTCTAATTGCACAGGCCCTTCTTGGAGCTGCCGCTGTTGTTTGGGGACAATCAGCTGCTGTATTGGCACTTCACTTCGGTATTTCTTTAATTTCGTTCGCATCTGTTATTTTGCTGACACTGCTGATCTTTGAAGTGGACAAGAAGTTTAATGCGCAAGCCCTTATTGTTGATAAAAAAATGAAGTTTCACATTTACGGTATTACATTGTATAGCTACATCGTTGTATACACAGGGGCTCTTGTACGACATGAGCGAGCGAGCTTAGCATGCCCAAGCTTCCCGCTTTGTAGCAAAAACAGCGCTCTTCCTACTCAATTTCACGAGTGGGTACAGATGGGTCATCGCTTTGCTGCGATGCTTATCTTCTTCTGGATTTTATACGCGGCTGTTTTAGCCGTTCGTCAGTATAAGCATGAGCGTGTTATCTATTGGGGCTGGCTAGTTGCACTCATTCTTGTGTCCTTGCAAGCAGTTTCCGGTATGCTTGTTGTGTATACAGAACTAAATCTATACGTTGCATTGTTACATGCGTTGTTTATTTCTTGCTTGTTTGCTGTACTGTGCTATCTGTGCATGCTTGCAAGA
- the ctaE gene encoding cytochrome c oxidase subunit III — MHAEEKFTAETFPADAERATLEGKNKFLGFWLFLGGETVLFASLFATYLSLKNSTNGGPSTQEMFDMTLVFVATMLLLTSSLTSVYAMYHMKNFNFKQMQFWLIITVLLGAGFLGLEIYEFNHYIHEYKLTMKSSAFGSAFYTLVGTHGAHVFFGLLWITTLVVRNAKRGLNLYNAPKYYVASLYWHFIDVVWVFIFTVVYLMGMVG; from the coding sequence ATGCATGCAGAAGAGAAATTCACAGCTGAAACATTCCCTGCTGATGCAGAAAGAGCGACCCTTGAAGGGAAAAATAAGTTTTTAGGATTTTGGTTGTTCCTTGGGGGAGAGACGGTACTGTTTGCCTCTCTCTTCGCCACATATCTATCTTTAAAAAATTCAACAAATGGTGGTCCGTCAACACAAGAAATGTTTGATATGACACTTGTGTTTGTTGCGACAATGCTCCTGTTAACAAGTAGTTTAACAAGTGTGTATGCTATGTATCATATGAAGAACTTTAACTTCAAGCAAATGCAATTTTGGTTAATTATTACTGTATTGCTTGGTGCAGGGTTTTTAGGTCTTGAAATTTATGAGTTCAATCACTATATACATGAGTATAAGTTGACGATGAAAAGCAGTGCGTTTGGTTCAGCATTCTATACGCTAGTTGGTACGCACGGTGCCCACGTATTCTTCGGCTTGCTATGGATAACAACGTTGGTAGTTAGAAATGCGAAGCGCGGATTAAATTTATATAATGCACCAAAGTATTATGTTGCTTCTTTATATTGGCATTTTATTGACGTAGTTTGGGTGTTTATTTTCACTGTAGTATATTTGATGGGGATGGTGGGATAA
- the coxB gene encoding cytochrome c oxidase subunit II, which produces MMKQWRLVSLVSLLALLLGGCGKDFQSTLIPQGEVAKMQYDLLLLSTAIMVLVVLVVTAIFIYVVVKFRQKKGQENYIPKQVEGNHKLEIIWTVIPILLLLVLAVPTVTYTFKLADVKPAQKQKLDKDTIVIDVSARLYWWEFAYKNEKIVTSQDMVIPTGKKVYLNLKGADIKHAFWVPSLAGKIDTNPDNVNMMWLKADNPGTYNGFCTELCGPSHALMQFKVKAVSPEEYEAWTASMNKLDGKQTTASAQAEEGQEIFQKSCIGCHAVDANDARPAAARIAPNLANFGDRELVAGIVENNEENVKQWLKDPEGMKPGNLMTGKYGNLTDEQVDALTAYLLGLKVEK; this is translated from the coding sequence ATGATGAAACAGTGGCGACTGGTTTCGCTCGTTTCCTTGCTGGCTTTACTGTTAGGGGGATGCGGTAAAGACTTTCAATCTACCTTGATTCCGCAAGGTGAAGTGGCGAAGATGCAATATGATTTATTGCTATTATCAACTGCAATCATGGTACTCGTTGTATTGGTGGTTACGGCGATCTTTATTTATGTAGTCGTGAAGTTCCGTCAAAAGAAAGGGCAGGAGAACTATATTCCAAAACAGGTGGAGGGCAATCATAAGCTTGAAATCATTTGGACTGTAATTCCGATTCTTCTCTTGTTGGTGTTGGCTGTTCCAACTGTTACATACACCTTCAAGTTAGCAGATGTAAAGCCTGCGCAAAAGCAAAAGCTTGATAAAGATACGATTGTTATTGATGTAAGTGCACGCTTGTACTGGTGGGAATTTGCTTATAAAAATGAGAAGATTGTGACTTCTCAGGATATGGTGATTCCGACAGGGAAGAAAGTGTACTTAAACCTGAAGGGAGCAGATATTAAGCACGCATTCTGGGTACCTTCATTAGCAGGAAAAATTGATACCAATCCGGACAATGTGAACATGATGTGGTTGAAAGCTGATAATCCTGGCACTTATAACGGATTTTGTACAGAGCTTTGCGGACCTTCCCATGCTTTAATGCAGTTTAAGGTAAAAGCGGTTAGTCCGGAAGAATATGAGGCTTGGACAGCATCCATGAACAAGCTTGATGGTAAGCAAACAACAGCATCCGCACAAGCAGAAGAAGGACAAGAGATTTTCCAAAAGAGTTGTATTGGTTGCCATGCGGTAGATGCAAATGACGCACGACCAGCGGCTGCACGTATCGCGCCAAACTTAGCTAACTTTGGCGATCGTGAGTTGGTAGCTGGTATTGTAGAAAACAATGAAGAAAATGTAAAACAATGGTTAAAGGATCCTGAAGGCATGAAGCCGGGGAACTTAATGACTGGTAAATACGGCAATTTAACCGATGAGCAAGTGGATGCATTAACTGCGTATCTGCTAGGTTTAAAGGTTGAGAAGTAA
- a CDS encoding methylthioribose kinase, with product MIQRFIELGEGYSDLYELLAIARANESRLAHMLMFTTKKQNRDVCSLAVVLHPTTPGDFQPLYICREGIPVLPDRTSKRIQLFEETAQQLDKPIITISVKPSDTFAETTLYYNHLIAILRLNHLIPPMK from the coding sequence ATGATTCAACGCTTTATCGAGCTCGGAGAAGGCTATTCAGATTTATACGAACTTCTTGCAATTGCCAGAGCCAACGAATCACGCCTGGCACATATGCTTATGTTTACTACAAAAAAACAGAATCGTGATGTATGTTCACTTGCTGTCGTTCTTCATCCTACCACCCCGGGTGACTTTCAACCCCTTTACATATGTCGTGAAGGTATACCTGTCTTACCTGATAGAACAAGCAAACGTATACAGTTATTTGAAGAAACTGCACAACAACTGGACAAACCAATCATTACAATATCGGTAAAACCATCTGACACATTCGCAGAAACAACGTTATACTACAACCACCTTATCGCCATACTACGCCTAAACCACCTCATCCCACCTATGAAATAA
- a CDS encoding histidine phosphatase family protein: protein MTEICLVRHGQTDWNFKQIIQGREDIPLNTVGKKQAEQSASFLSQEKWDVIVSSPLRRAKETASFIQNAAGIPELHLDERFIERDFGSASGRPVAEVREQIAKGQVADMESDEQLVERCFSALCDVAQQHKGKRIIIVAHSHTIKAILHAIHPQEIHFQTSLQNACVNYVALQDEAWHVRRYNVAEHIV from the coding sequence ATGACGGAAATTTGTTTGGTCCGACATGGACAAACTGATTGGAATTTTAAACAAATTATTCAAGGGAGAGAAGATATCCCATTAAATACAGTTGGAAAAAAACAAGCTGAGCAAAGTGCGTCTTTTTTGAGCCAAGAGAAATGGGATGTAATTGTAAGCAGTCCATTGCGTCGTGCGAAAGAAACAGCAAGTTTCATTCAAAACGCAGCAGGGATTCCAGAGTTGCATCTGGATGAACGCTTTATTGAACGGGATTTCGGTAGTGCTTCTGGGCGACCTGTTGCTGAAGTTCGGGAACAAATTGCAAAGGGACAAGTTGCGGATATGGAAAGTGACGAGCAACTGGTAGAACGATGTTTTTCTGCTCTATGTGATGTCGCCCAGCAACACAAGGGAAAAAGAATTATTATTGTTGCCCATTCCCATACCATCAAAGCTATTCTTCATGCCATTCATCCCCAAGAAATTCATTTTCAGACGTCTCTTCAAAATGCATGTGTAAATTACGTAGCTTTGCAGGACGAGGCATGGCATGTTCGTCGGTATAATGTGGCTGAGCATATTGTGTAA
- the ctaD gene encoding cytochrome c oxidase subunit I — protein MSSVAKKKSVLWDYLTTVDHKKIAILYLMAGGIFFLAGGLEALFIRYQLAIPNNDFLVGDAYNQVLTMHGTTMIFLAAMPLVFAFLNAVIPLQIGARDVAFPYINALGFWLFFFGGVFLNASWLLGGAPDAGWTSYASLTMAAKTHGVDFYILGLQISGIGTLIGGINFLVTIINMRAPGMTYMRMPLFTWTGFVVSALILFAFPPLTVGLALLGLDRLFGTQFFNPALGGNTVIWEHLFWIFGHPEVYILILPAFGIFSEILATFSKKRLFGYSSMVFATVLIGFLGFMVWAHHMFTTGLGPIANSIFAVATMAIAVPTGIKIFNWLFTIWGGNIRFTVAMLYAVSFIPTFVMGGVTGIQLASAPADYQFHDSYFVVAHFHYVIVGGVVLGLLAGVHYWWPLMFGKILDEGLGKVSFWLFFSGFHLTFFIQHFLGLMGMPRRYFTFLPNQGLETGNLISSIGAIFMALGVIVLLYNIVKTTASGKPAGRDPWGDGRTLEWALPSPTPEYNFKQLPFVRGLDAFWIEKMEGKKEMTPAEPVGDIHMPNSSFLPFVTSFGLFVAAFGAMYMEGGKDKLWLAVALIGLLITLGAMFLRSVIDDHGYHIHKEDLEDDKGGKA, from the coding sequence GTGAGTTCTGTAGCAAAGAAAAAAAGTGTTCTTTGGGACTACTTAACAACGGTTGACCATAAGAAGATTGCCATTCTCTACTTGATGGCAGGTGGCATATTCTTTTTAGCCGGCGGCTTAGAAGCGTTGTTTATTCGTTATCAGTTGGCGATTCCCAACAATGATTTTCTTGTAGGGGATGCATACAACCAGGTTCTGACGATGCACGGCACAACGATGATTTTTTTGGCAGCCATGCCGCTTGTGTTTGCATTTTTGAACGCGGTTATACCGCTTCAAATCGGGGCACGAGACGTAGCGTTTCCGTATATTAACGCACTAGGCTTTTGGTTATTCTTTTTTGGTGGCGTTTTCTTAAATGCAAGTTGGCTTTTAGGGGGCGCACCTGATGCAGGGTGGACATCTTACGCATCACTAACAATGGCTGCAAAAACACATGGTGTGGATTTTTACATACTGGGGCTTCAAATTTCCGGTATCGGAACATTAATTGGTGGTATTAATTTCTTGGTAACGATTATTAATATGCGTGCACCAGGTATGACATATATGCGTATGCCTTTGTTTACTTGGACTGGGTTTGTAGTATCTGCTTTAATTTTGTTTGCGTTTCCTCCGTTAACGGTAGGTTTAGCTCTATTAGGACTTGATCGTTTATTCGGAACACAGTTTTTTAATCCGGCTCTTGGTGGCAACACAGTAATTTGGGAGCATTTATTCTGGATTTTCGGTCACCCGGAAGTATATATCTTGATTTTGCCGGCATTTGGTATTTTCTCCGAGATTCTTGCAACGTTTTCTAAAAAGCGTTTGTTTGGATATTCTTCCATGGTATTTGCAACGGTATTGATTGGATTTTTAGGATTCATGGTATGGGCGCATCATATGTTTACAACGGGTCTTGGTCCAATTGCAAACTCCATTTTTGCAGTAGCAACCATGGCGATTGCGGTACCGACTGGTATTAAAATTTTTAACTGGCTCTTTACGATTTGGGGCGGAAATATTCGTTTTACAGTAGCGATGCTGTACGCAGTTTCTTTTATTCCAACGTTCGTAATGGGCGGTGTTACAGGTATTCAGCTAGCATCAGCTCCAGCTGACTATCAGTTCCACGACTCTTATTTCGTAGTAGCGCACTTTCACTATGTTATCGTGGGCGGTGTTGTATTAGGTCTATTAGCAGGTGTGCATTATTGGTGGCCTCTTATGTTTGGTAAGATTTTGGATGAAGGTCTTGGTAAGGTATCGTTTTGGTTGTTCTTTAGTGGCTTCCACTTAACGTTCTTCATTCAGCATTTCTTAGGCTTAATGGGAATGCCGCGTCGCTACTTTACTTTCTTACCAAATCAGGGTCTAGAAACAGGGAACTTAATCAGTTCTATCGGCGCAATCTTTATGGCATTGGGCGTAATTGTGCTATTGTACAATATCGTGAAAACAACAGCTTCTGGTAAACCTGCCGGCCGTGATCCTTGGGGAGACGGACGTACACTTGAGTGGGCATTGCCGAGTCCGACACCAGAATACAACTTTAAGCAATTACCGTTTGTACGTGGTTTAGATGCATTCTGGATTGAGAAAATGGAAGGTAAAAAAGAAATGACGCCGGCTGAGCCTGTTGGTGATATTCACATGCCAAACTCATCCTTCTTACCGTTCGTGACGTCGTTCGGATTGTTTGTTGCAGCGTTTGGGGCCATGTATATGGAAGGTGGAAAAGACAAGCTGTGGCTTGCAGTAGCGTTAATTGGTTTACTGATTACACTCGGTGCGATGTTCCTTCGCTCTGTAATTGATGATCACGGCTATCATATCCATAAAGAAGACCTAGAGGATGACAAGGGGGGGAAGGCATAA
- a CDS encoding YlbD family protein, with product MTTANKQSHPSVQKFKEFVRNHPKMIYEVRNGSKTWQQFYEEWYLLGENDPIWKVYKQDGEQEPVAAAQESVAAAGVMGQVMSFIKNINMDQVQYHLNNVTNTIGSVQQVIQQFKGSTGDQSSTPQQNNPFFFQKD from the coding sequence ATGACAACGGCAAACAAACAATCGCACCCATCCGTTCAGAAGTTCAAAGAATTTGTAAGAAATCATCCAAAAATGATTTATGAGGTGCGAAACGGATCAAAAACATGGCAACAATTTTATGAAGAATGGTATTTACTCGGAGAGAATGATCCAATTTGGAAGGTATATAAGCAAGATGGTGAGCAAGAACCTGTTGCAGCGGCACAGGAAAGCGTTGCTGCAGCTGGTGTCATGGGGCAAGTGATGTCATTCATTAAAAATATCAATATGGATCAGGTGCAATATCATTTAAACAATGTAACAAATACGATAGGTAGTGTACAGCAAGTTATTCAGCAATTTAAAGGAAGCACTGGTGACCAAAGTAGTACACCCCAACAAAACAATCCGTTTTTCTTTCAAAAAGATTAG
- a CDS encoding YlbF family regulator, translating to MIIATLESVLILEEAEQLARMIIDSEEAAVYRAAYHDLQQDEEAQRLIREFVKKKELYEEVQRFGKYHPDYKKVMQEIRDIKREVDLHERISAFKKAETAIQKLLDEVSVCIGTEISPYIKVPTGNPFFDSAGGCSGGCGTGGSCGCRKTG from the coding sequence ATGATTATTGCTACGCTAGAAAGCGTATTAATATTAGAAGAAGCCGAGCAGCTTGCTCGGATGATTATAGATTCTGAGGAAGCGGCGGTGTATCGTGCTGCTTATCATGATTTACAACAAGATGAAGAAGCACAGCGTTTAATTCGGGAGTTTGTCAAGAAGAAAGAGCTGTATGAAGAAGTGCAGCGCTTTGGCAAGTACCACCCAGACTATAAAAAGGTTATGCAAGAGATTCGAGACATTAAGCGGGAAGTTGATTTACACGAACGTATTTCTGCTTTTAAAAAGGCTGAGACTGCGATACAAAAACTATTAGATGAAGTTAGTGTTTGTATCGGCACTGAAATTTCACCGTATATTAAGGTTCCTACGGGAAATCCGTTTTTTGATTCTGCAGGAGGTTGTAGCGGTGGTTGCGGTACGGGAGGGAGTTGCGGTTGCCGCAAGACGGGTTGA
- the ctaF gene encoding cytochrome c oxidase subunit IVB has translation MATKQTGNPNVDLAYRRKKNAEEMKHQIITFALMIFLTVVAFVAVAYPKTFTPLFAVPFILVLAVVQVIFQLYYFMHMSHKGHEAPSLFLYSGILVAFLTVLAFVTIVWL, from the coding sequence ATGGCGACAAAACAAACTGGAAATCCGAATGTAGATCTTGCCTATCGTAGAAAGAAAAATGCAGAGGAAATGAAACATCAGATCATTACTTTTGCATTGATGATTTTCTTAACGGTTGTAGCATTCGTTGCAGTTGCATATCCAAAAACGTTCACTCCACTTTTTGCGGTACCGTTTATTTTGGTGTTGGCTGTTGTGCAAGTTATTTTTCAGTTGTATTATTTTATGCACATGAGTCACAAAGGACATGAGGCTCCTTCATTGTTCTTATACTCCGGTATTTTGGTTGCGTTTTTAACTGTGCTGGCATTTGTAACGATTGTTTGGCTGTAA
- a CDS encoding YlbE-like family protein encodes MRKEIMDYVQSQEDLQKFIREQPYWYRKLSRSPDERENFELAALQYYQKTIPDRVAKFQNQLAMASIMVDMFQYMKQQNGL; translated from the coding sequence GTGCGCAAAGAAATTATGGATTATGTACAGTCTCAAGAGGATTTGCAAAAATTTATTCGAGAACAGCCATATTGGTATCGTAAGCTATCGCGAAGTCCTGATGAGCGAGAGAATTTTGAATTAGCTGCATTGCAATATTATCAAAAAACAATTCCAGATCGAGTTGCTAAATTTCAAAATCAATTGGCAATGGCATCCATTATGGTTGATATGTTCCAATATATGAAGCAACAAAACGGTTTGTAA
- a CDS encoding YugN family protein produces MKLNGTELDEQIVDFSRLTEIMNDYGFVLAGQWDYERATYDYKFELLKDVYYLRVQAYAIEGDLGGRHARVKLLTPLLGKHYYPHGVEYGEKEQFPNNVVQKSKQLLHNVSAALKALPTD; encoded by the coding sequence ATGAAGTTGAATGGGACAGAGTTAGATGAGCAAATTGTTGATTTCTCTCGCCTAACTGAAATTATGAATGACTACGGATTCGTTTTAGCTGGTCAATGGGACTATGAACGTGCAACATATGACTATAAATTCGAATTATTGAAAGATGTATATTATTTACGTGTACAAGCTTATGCAATTGAGGGTGACTTAGGGGGACGTCACGCTCGTGTAAAACTTCTGACACCGTTACTTGGCAAGCATTATTATCCACATGGTGTAGAGTATGGTGAAAAAGAACAATTTCCAAACAACGTAGTACAAAAAAGCAAACAGCTTTTACATAATGTAAGCGCAGCCTTAAAAGCATTGCCTACGGATTAA
- a CDS encoding CAP domain-containing protein, giving the protein MKTLLRIIAVTIVLLVGNLYGKLLINEYITTKPQQQSKPHTPENLTKHAEPSVSRLLGRELESLLAEYGEPDRVEPSAYGYEWWIYNQNLQSYVQFGVQNHKVVTIYAAGISANVFPFRIQQTHAEIYEQFPFSYEIALKHENSSYQFELSEEQFNEQPLVALQNGWAQLYFDKFTRELVGVRFMDEEVLLKQRPYQLVYSGELLEPPNLSYSNLMQVEQGNAKQILDLTNVIRVQHELPLLSWDESAAQVAYLHSKDMKEENYFAHESPKYGTLGDRLNKGAVQFKAAGENIAAHYPDAIAVVQGWLNSEGHRKNVLNEQFTNLGVGVHQTFYTENFLQK; this is encoded by the coding sequence TTGAAAACACTTCTTAGAATTATTGCTGTAACAATTGTTCTATTAGTAGGGAATCTATACGGCAAACTGCTGATAAATGAATATATAACAACAAAACCCCAACAACAATCTAAGCCGCATACACCTGAAAATCTCACCAAACATGCAGAACCATCGGTTTCCCGATTGCTGGGTAGAGAGTTAGAAAGTTTGCTTGCAGAATACGGGGAGCCAGACCGCGTTGAACCATCTGCTTACGGATATGAATGGTGGATTTACAATCAAAACTTGCAAAGCTACGTGCAATTCGGAGTTCAAAATCATAAGGTAGTAACTATCTATGCTGCAGGCATAAGTGCAAACGTATTTCCTTTTCGTATTCAGCAAACACATGCTGAAATTTACGAACAGTTTCCATTTTCATATGAGATTGCATTAAAGCATGAAAATAGCAGCTATCAGTTTGAGTTATCGGAAGAACAATTTAATGAACAACCTCTTGTTGCATTGCAAAACGGATGGGCGCAGTTATATTTTGATAAGTTTACACGTGAACTAGTAGGTGTTCGCTTCATGGATGAAGAGGTGCTTTTAAAGCAACGACCATATCAGCTTGTGTACAGTGGAGAACTCTTGGAGCCGCCAAATTTATCCTATAGCAATCTTATGCAAGTTGAACAGGGCAATGCCAAGCAAATTTTAGATTTGACGAATGTGATTCGAGTACAACATGAATTGCCGCTTTTGAGCTGGGATGAATCAGCAGCGCAAGTAGCATACTTACACAGTAAGGACATGAAAGAAGAGAATTATTTTGCGCATGAATCTCCTAAATATGGTACACTCGGTGACCGGTTAAATAAAGGAGCGGTACAATTCAAAGCGGCTGGTGAAAATATTGCTGCGCATTATCCAGATGCTATTGCAGTTGTGCAAGGGTGGTTGAACAGTGAAGGACACAGAAAGAATGTGCTGAATGAACAATTTACAAATTTAGGTGTAGGGGTACACCAAACATTTTATACAGAGAATTTTTTGCAGAAATAA
- the ctaG gene encoding cytochrome c oxidase assembly factor CtaG, giving the protein MSNLWIFGFEALWSPVFFIFTAAIIVAYFLIIGRYRSRFPNAEKVSKRQQVYFVSGMILLYMVKGGPLDLLGHISFSAHMTEMAILFIAVPPLLILGMPQWLLVYALSYQSVRATVNIFAKPLIALFVFNGLFSLYHLPFVFDVVKQSQLLHPITLAILFFMAIMMWWPVLNPLSQMQTLSEIQKIGYIFANGMLLTPACALIIFASKPLFLTYTDPQAWLKAMELCVPPDTLSSLHLSGPEFLNWLPPLEDQRTGGIVMKIVQELVYGTLIGYVFFRWVRQEREKEKSGVYDVPPYMRSE; this is encoded by the coding sequence ATGAGTAATTTATGGATTTTCGGCTTTGAGGCATTATGGAGTCCTGTGTTCTTCATTTTTACAGCTGCGATTATAGTTGCTTATTTTCTAATTATTGGGAGATACCGTTCTCGTTTTCCTAATGCTGAGAAAGTAAGCAAACGACAGCAAGTATACTTTGTAAGTGGAATGATATTATTGTATATGGTTAAGGGCGGACCACTTGATTTGCTTGGTCATATCAGTTTTAGTGCCCATATGACGGAAATGGCTATCTTGTTTATCGCGGTGCCACCATTGCTCATTTTAGGCATGCCTCAATGGCTTCTTGTATATGCGCTTAGCTACCAGTCTGTGCGGGCTACAGTAAACATATTTGCAAAGCCACTTATTGCTTTGTTTGTATTTAATGGATTATTCTCCTTGTATCATCTGCCGTTTGTTTTTGATGTGGTAAAGCAAAGTCAGCTGTTGCACCCTATCACATTGGCAATTTTATTTTTTATGGCCATTATGATGTGGTGGCCTGTACTAAATCCATTATCGCAGATGCAAACATTAAGTGAAATTCAAAAAATAGGTTATATCTTTGCCAACGGCATGTTGTTAACACCCGCCTGCGCACTTATTATTTTTGCAAGCAAACCGTTGTTTTTAACATATACCGATCCGCAAGCCTGGCTAAAGGCAATGGAGCTGTGTGTTCCCCCGGATACGCTCTCGTCTTTACATTTAAGCGGTCCTGAATTTTTAAATTGGCTACCTCCTCTAGAGGATCAACGTACGGGCGGAATTGTTATGAAAATTGTACAAGAGCTTGTATATGGTACTTTAATTGGCTATGTGTTTTTTAGGTGGGTGAGACAAGAAAGAGAAAAGGAAAAAAGCGGTGTGTATGATGTGCCGCCATATATGCGCTCCGAATAA
- a CDS encoding YlbG family protein: MFGQRQSIIVYLHSLKHAKLLRKYGNIHYISRRLKYVVLYCDMNQSDALQEKLNAFPFVKRVEPSYRPFLKTEFENSKPDRAKEYDYKID; encoded by the coding sequence ATGTTCGGACAACGACAGAGTATTATTGTATATCTACACTCGTTAAAGCATGCTAAGCTGCTTCGTAAATACGGCAACATCCACTACATATCAAGGCGATTAAAGTACGTTGTACTGTACTGCGATATGAATCAATCCGATGCTCTACAGGAGAAGTTAAATGCTTTCCCGTTTGTGAAACGTGTAGAACCATCTTATCGTCCATTCTTAAAAACGGAGTTTGAGAACTCTAAACCAGATCGTGCGAAAGAATATGACTATAAGATTGATTAA